Proteins found in one Coffea eugenioides isolate CCC68of chromosome 5, Ceug_1.0, whole genome shotgun sequence genomic segment:
- the LOC113770983 gene encoding uncharacterized protein LOC113770983, whose translation MARTKKGAVKSPPPNKRGEASTSRQPRLKRKASRRLQLEDEPSSGEDTQQQEEQDAQGDQEEEVPYDKSRFTSAENEAWYNARRGAKVLVEKDVTSDAEEVYHLKASFAKLGWENFFNIPNFYYEELVREFYANVEDKKVFHYDTEVITSTVRGRKVRVHRADLERYLHVSDVGRKVDLKKAFKPNDLDSWNMLEALVRLGVEYKATRTTGRYSVLTSSFPESQRLLIYLFAANIIPRASGTNEARTSDIYFLDKMKHGLGNIQGIPLGSIITNHMWAVVRSNDIKHAFSYPRFLTFEFQRVGVDFSNAFPTGLKKKDVFTLDFCRFILKSKDGGGPSTQGGAQGDIRQEEEVEIERIEGAQGVETTTPPVSNEPSSSRPPTSPQDTRSFFKKIMDKLLCVEAEVKKSRQENKQNSERLRRIETKLGIEAPPTPPSSPDQATT comes from the coding sequence ATGGCTCGCACTAAGAAAGGTGCAGTGAAATCTCCTCCTCCTAACAAGAGAGGAGAAGCTTCGACGTCTAGACAACCGCgcttgaaaagaaaagcaagtagACGTCTACAGCTTGAGGACGAGCCATCATCTGGAGAGGATACTCAacaacaagaggaacaagaTGCACAAGGGGACCAAGAGGAGGAAGTCCCTTATGATAAGTCGCGCTTCACCTCCGCCGAAAATGAAGCTTGGTACAATGCTAGGAGGGGAGCTAAGGTATTGGTGGAAAAGGATGTCACCTCGGATGCCGAGGAGGTCTACCATCTCAAGGCCTCCTTTGCCAAATTGGGATGGGAAAATTTCTTTAACATCCCAAACTTCTATTATGAGGAGCTTGTCCGAGAATTCTATGCAAATGTGGAGGACAAGAAGGTTTTTCACTACGACACGGAGGTGATTACTAGTACAGTGCGAGGGAGAAAAGTTCGAGTCCATAGAGCTGATTTGGAGCGCTATCTTCATGTTTCGGATGTGGGGCGCAAGGTAGATTTGAAGAAAGCCTTCAAACCCAATGATTTGGACTCTTGGAACATGCTAGAGGCACTTGTACGTTTGGGGGTTGAGTACAAGGCTACTCGAACGACGGGGCGATATTCGGTATTGACTTCATCATTTCCGGAGTCGCAACGTCTCCTTATTTACCTATTTGCCGCCAATATCATTCCGAGGGCAAGTGGAACCAATGAGGCGCGCACAAGTGACATCTATTTCTTGGATAAAATGAAGCATGGCTTAGGAAACATCCAAGGCATTCCATTGGGAAGCATTATCACCAACCACATGTGGGCTGTGGTTCGCAGTAACGACATCAAACATGCTTTCTCGTATCCTCGGTTCTTGACCTTCGAGTTTCAAAGGGTTGGAGTGGATTTTTCTAACGCTTTCCCTACAGGTCTCAAGAAGAAGGACGTCTTTACATTGGATTTTTGCAGGTTCATTTTGAAGAGTAAAGACGGCGGTGGTCCTTCAACTCAAGGAGGTGCTCAAGGGGACATTAGGCAAGAGGAGGAAGTTGAAATTGAACGAATTGAAGGGGCTCAAGGGGTTGAGACAACTACCCCGCCGGTCTCAAATGAACCGTCTTCCTCACGGCCTCCAACCTCACCTCAAGACACTCGGTCGTTTTTCAAGAAGATAATGGACAAGCTGCTTTGTGTCGAGGCTGAGGTAAAGAAAAGCCGCCAAGAGAATAAGCAGAATTCCGAGCGTCTTCGTCGCATCGAGACCAAGCTGGGTATTGAAGCTCCTCCGACTCCACCATCTTCACCTGACCAAGCGACTACTTGA